The region CTCAAGCGTTGTATGTGGCGTTGCGGGGTATTCCAAATGCACGAATTTTGTCAAGTGAAGTGGACTTCAACAGATATAGGGGCATATCGTGCTCAGTGGGTAGGGAGCAGTGAACACTACGCAGGGACCCTGCGGATTGGAAGGCACCTAAAGGTTTGATAATTTCTTTAATGGATCTTCCCTCTGgagccaagttttttttttttttgtttgtttgtttgttttacaaacccttattttgcttttgtctcgtgtgatttagatttttttaaagggCTGTGGATTTTTACTACTAATATTTAATGACCCTATTCCATACTATTAATGTTTATAAATATGATGATTACAAGGTTTTTGCAAGTTTAAAACCTGAAAAGTCGAGACATTGTTGGATAAATTGTGAAGCATTTATGGCACTGTGCAAATATTATATTGTCCACTCATCTATTATGACgttaattttctatttatttatttatttttttttttttttgtataattcttTTTATAAGTCCCAAAATGAAGCGCTGAGTAAAAGGCTGTTCTGTCATTTTGACCAGCAGGTGGCAATGGAAAGCGGTCCTTTGGCATATCGCCTGCTCAGCTCAAGGTAAAGGCACTTTCTTTTAGCTGTTTGTGATCTCAACATCTCCGGATCTCAACGTGACACTTTATTCATCTATTGAGAGTGACTTTATCGTTCTTCAAAAATTTGACCTTGAATTGAAGTATACTTTGATTAATACGATTTCCATTTTACATTTCTTGGTAAAACTTGACTGACATATTTGCGTAAAAGCTGCACTGAAATGTCTCGTTAAAAACCATGGTCCTGAATTCCCAGCGAGATGCTTTGGCTCATACTTTGCGTCGTGGATGCTTTTGTGGGTAAGAATCAAGGGTCACATTTGAATGACAATAAGACAAAATGCTGTATAATTAAGGCATCTGGTGCAATATAATATTCAAATTTGAGTTGCATGTGTGATGGTTTATTTAATGTTCCACTCAGTCTTATTTTGAGGGGAGAATGTTCTGTTTAGATAAAGTTGTTGggtaaagataaaaaaaagatattgaGGGGCCGTTCACAGGTTCCTGTGTTCTGACAGGGCTTTTAATTAAAACATGCGCTCAAACTTTGTAACTTCAGGCTGTGCTGTGATTTGTGTTCTTGTACATCTGCTTAGATCATAAACGAGAAAAAGGATGTCTCAATATGTTACTTTTTATAGGGAAGAAATCAAAATGTGCATATGCATATTTGGATATATAAAAGTGTATTCAACTTTTCATTATCAACGGGGTGTGTGTGGGAGTTAACGATACTGTTCAATTGTGTTTAATACTTGATCGCACTTTGCGTGACCAGCACCTTGGGGCATGAGAGAAGAAAGCTCAAATGGCTTTGCCTTTGTTTGCAGGATTTTTGTCTTTGCCGAGATAAAATTACATtgctaataaaaaattaaaaaaaagtctaaatgTCACAAGTCTGCcaaatgaattaatgtaaatgtaaaaataatgtataaatactgtACACCACAACATGGTATGCTCGTTTTTACCAACTATTTTAAAAtgccaaataagtacatttatattATGAATAATGAGTTTCAAcaagtggcaaattctcaggtcCAGcatggcctaacatgccaaataaatacatatttttcatcctttcattcccaatcacctttttcctatgTATTTTCCATTCTTAATTaatatacaaacaaatagagaaaaactaaaactttatgcagtcagaatgtattcctttatgcttacaagcaaagtgtgataactgtttcacaaatcgcatgcccaaaaCAGCACGTGACTCTGAGCTCCACCccttcaggccttcagaatttccacagaatccctcaacagtgtaagtgaataggcatctaaagtcagattgtattcatcagccaatcatgttgatttatttgttcttgatgggtagatctttaggatatgtcccagtcgaggccttctagcttgCCTTGAGTGACAAGTTATGTACATAATTCCAAAACAAAGAGCGTAAAATcaggctgtcatcactgctggtattgacgttgagaaagagatctggatggatttaaaaacacaagatattctgcatgaccgtgtgattgcttaatttattaaaagggaaaggagggctgattttcacttcaagtaaattggttagtgctttttgcattgttatagcaacatcaggagttttctaagtttACATTAGgttgctggagcattcagtgtcggatcaagatTTGAAAAGTAGTACTGCGtttcattcaactcggaaagtcaaaTTTTACATGGAacgcatcttgaagtcagaattacttgtaggctcatgcagaaattATCAAGTCCGATTTCACCAAGATGCAGAGGCAtgatatcacacaaacatgtcgataCTCAGGGAGATGTACAAAAAAAGTtgcattaaaggtgcaatatgtcttatttttttcatgtaatattcgccttttttgccaatgtgtgaacggcttgtaatgcaacttaaaaaattagcccttcccggacttcctaggttgcctgtagactgattttcatgcgaagggagtgggttgcttttgccgggaaaatccaaaggatgctcccgagagccttgcctcagacagtagcttctcttccgttattcaacagcgtcaacagacagtctgcaacacgactccgagtaagccaaaaaaaaaaaattgtatctacTGCATCCAGTCCGGCTAAGCTGAAACTGATTCACGTGATCGTGGACGAACGAAAACTAGcgtgaacatcagcagggcatttgattccctgagggaccttcgttcagttttgggcataaaaactgaccctgaattggcatttttgttattggacaggtaagcttacataactgcaaagcatgtgaaatatagtgccataaggactgATCTGTGTGATtatagctaacttgatcttgcccgCTGACGaattttcatgtaattttaacaatcttctctttatactaaaagtgaggttaatgtcaatgttaatctgtaattattcagcaaggtaaactacaataattcatgaaattaatgcaaaaatatgttcaagataatgcaaaagctccattcattagtgtgacgtaacttggttatacagaaaatatatacattctattattataaaacaatagcgcatcaatatttcaaaatgacagttgtgatggaatcacatcaaaactgaattgtcaacatatttataatgtagtctattttaaaaacagctaatgtcatcatccaccaaatttagcaaacagctattgataaatcgtataaatgcagtcaatgtatcatgcaaagaaaagtgattacttcaaactacagacttgcatagtcagacatatatccacactttgttttagccctgttcctgCACTGGATATcaaatatacagtctcaaagttagTAGTAtaacaatcataactgtaatttttattatgctgcctcatctgtcagcatgatgccggtgaatcacgttcagtctctttgttttGGTTGATGCTGGTGTCCCTATTGTGTGCCCGATCAAAGGCAACAAGtatctggctgcagttcactaaCGGCCAAAGGTGTCATTAATAATATTGGTTTCTAagtcttacatactgcacctttaagtaatatatatatatatatatatatatatatatatatatatatatatatatatatatatatatatatatatataaattagtttgtttccacattacatgatattaaaacttgtttaacaaacgcttgCAGAAGCAGGTGTAAAAAACATAATCTCTTTttataatcgtacacctgaagcacaaatgctaggtctgcagcattgtttatcagttgggttgctaggagacatctctaatgagagtcaaactccTGCTAAGATAATAGGAGTGTTGCAGTtatgaatatcggggaatggaatgcatttatgttcAGAGATATGAAGTAGGAATAtaccacatccaacttgaatggaatgcagcataactgtgtactctgacgaaacaaaatgtattgcaagcagcatttaaatcgcaaatattattaggttgatttttccaggtattatagacctccttggttgaTTTTTCAATGTCTGTATGGGAGACcttaatttcacaaaacagtcatgctgcaggtaatattaggcttgcttgagcattaagtgtcatttcaagttctggctttcatgcgtggatgtgtttttaaaatgtcaattggttttaatagttagctgcgacataatgtatgatgcctaaaggcatagggtgtcttcttcattgtgaaactgtttcttaatggcatgaatcacactgcaGGCCTAGTCTTTAAATGCACAGCCCACCACTTTCAGCCTTAGACTTTTTGGCGAGGCACACAGACCAGGgactgaaaagtttttttttttctaaacagaCTTTATTCgaatatatgttttaataaatgaacatCTTAAAGTCTTGCTATTTAAAGGAATTACTAAGGAAACGGTTTAAAACATCTCTTGTACACCTGCTAGTTTCACTGTCAACAAATGTGTAATCATGTTGTACCCATGTCTCTTTATGAATTGAGACTGCAAAACAAAATGCTAAAAAGAAATTATAGAAATTAAATGAGGCAAAGCtaacagtaaaacattttcataatttaagtCATAAAGACAAGTTTTTTAATTAGGCAAGTATTCTTAACCATTTTCACCAATCTCTTGGAGCCTTCGAATGAAAggaatacaagttaaggtcaatcgaaaGCATTGGTGACATGATGATtagcataaacatttatttattgtccgtcctgtttcttaaaaaaaaaagaagaaaagaagcaaaaatcgaggtaaccgtgaggcacttacaatggaagtgaatggggccaattttttaagggtttataagcagaaatgtgaaacttttatagaagcacttacattaattcttctgttaaaacctttgtactatttgagctgtaaagtttaacTAGTTTTTGCGGCATACCACTGTTCTACGTAGAGACATTTTAGTTATTTGTCACTGATGCTACACCATCATGACAACaacattgtaaaattggatataactttacacagaaaaggttagcaagcagttacattaaaacaaaaaagaatcacactaaaatcacacatTGTATAATTttgaaactaaatattttatcGTTTACTGATTTGCTCCATTCACACCCATGTAAGTGTCTAACTGTAAcccatattttgtttttaagaaaatgagggacttCAAAATGAatcattgtggtaatcaacattatgccacaaatgctgtccattgagcttaacttgtagtctattaaacctggaatatttctttgaaCAGgctgtgttttgttgttgttgttgttgttattattatgcaCAAATGATAATTTTCACCTTTgtgtgaactgtacctttaagatgtACACTGACATCATAGTGAAATTTCTGGCTTTTGTGAGACTACATGTTGTCCAGGAGAGTAGTCCCTACAGGCTACAGAATGATAATGATCACTTAAGATCAAAACTAATTGAGTAAATATGACACATTGTAACTTGTGATGATGATTTTGCTCCATCTCTCAAAGAGTATGATTGTTGAAGTGCATAAGGGGGTGTTTCATCAACAAGTAACTCTTAGTACTTCTTGCTGTTTCCTTCTAGCCTCTTTTGAGGTGAGTGTCCCTCATAAGCATTTGATGGCAATACGGGGTCATCCAGCTGTACTGCCCTGCAAGTTCACTCCTGATCCTGACCTCTCTGACTTGGTTGTTACCTGGCAGCGGTACGAGGATTCACGGGTCGTCCACAGTTTCTATTATCAACAGGATCAATTGGAAAGGCAGAGTCCGGAATACCAAAATCGCACCTCACTGTATATTTCAGAGCTTGGAAAAGGAAATGCGTCTCTAAAAATTGCAGCAGTAAGGCAGAAAGATACAGGCTGCTACATGTGCATAGTGAGCAATGCCAAAGGATCAGACAAAGCACTATTAGATGTGACCTATGGAGGTATGTTTATGAGCAATACTCCAAAACCTTTATTAATAGAAAGAAACAATGTTTTCAGGAGCTCCcagcttcattttcattttcattcccaaaaatgttttgtttagagaAATCACAGGTAAAAACAATTATTGAGGCTTTAGTGATCAATTAATTTGACACAGATGGTGGGGTAAATCATACATGAATTAGGTATTGtttttatgtaacttttttagttttgtttgaggATTCATCTgattgtatgtttgtgtttgtgtgtgtattttagctCTTTACTCTGAACCCAGGTTGAGCATTCATGTGAACTCCACTACAGTGACCGTTCAGTTTGAGACGGAGGGATTCCCTAAACCTGAGGTGAGCTGGCTGGGGGAACAGGGTCAGTACCTCAATCATCACCTGGAGCTCTATGACCAGACTGAAGATGGACTTTATTCCATGAAGAGCAGCTATGAGGTCCAGAAACCAGTggttaatgttacatttacacTAAAGAACCACCTCCTCAACCAGAACCTTCAGAGGCCTGTGATCATCAGTTATGGTAAGAACTATAGTTGAGTTGAGTGCACTAGAgtgtatataaaaatgtttgtaaaGTAGAGTGTGTGAGGAGGTGTTCACTGTAGGTAGACTGAAAACACATGACATCCATTAAATGGAATGTTTATGTTTGTCATTTTCCTGCACTTTAACAACAATGAACTCCTTTGTCTGCATTTGCAGATAGTTTGGATTTTTGACCTGACACTCCTTGAAGACTTTAGAAGGAAGGAGTAAGACAATGATTCTGTTGATTCTTCTGAAGacttgagtttcacctgtaataacTTGACAAACTGTAAGAGCATAGCTAAATGCTGAAGTCATACTGGGCAGAATATTGCTGtttctgacaaaaagacaaataacatGGGACACCTTTAGTGAGACATATTGTGcggattctgtcatcattcaactCTCATCAGTGGCGCTTTCAGCTGTGCGCCAGTACGTATCATGTAAACCATGAGTGCTTCGACTGGCCCGAGAAACATTTTCTCTTAGAATATCTCAGCAATAATGAAGTgtgtcccattttttttttttggctgtttaaaagaactagcgatGCCCGATTTGTgaatgaatcgttcttttgagtcgtatctttttaatgaatcaggcAAACTAGCTCGAAAAACAGTCTGAATGTATTTGTGTTCGTTTGGACTGCACTCTCACGGTATTTTTTTGAGCAGTTTCTCACTCGTTAAAATAGTATCGGGATGTTTACGAACATTGGGAACAAACAGCACTGgataaagtggatatttacctaCAATGAATAGGCTGCCTTTTGGataggtaactttgagaaacttcagcaaGTGCTGTGCCAATTTAAATAAAGGGTTGTTCACAACGGATGTATTTTAAACCGTTTAACATGTAAACATTTGCTAGATTCAAGTCAATGAATAATATAGATTGATGTCTTTTGATAACTGCgtcatgtttcactgtgtttttagcatctctctcACAGGAGCACTGCATTTTTAGACGCTGTGTCTAGttaaaaagaactgttaaaatgCGTCTTGAGActcctgcgttctgctctatttgTTGCGCTGCGTCTtgcttttttagcgcaagaacttGTTTGTTCTTGTCGGTTACTGTCTTTTAGAAAtgtgctaaaataaaataaaaaaaatgcttctctcacagtcaccagaattgaacggtttggttttgtttttcgccaaaaaataaataaaaataaaatagagctGTGGAATATAATAGTTTTTACGATGCATTGCGATGCTGACTTGAACAATTCTGTATCGATGCATACACACAAAagaatagattatttttttattaaatgtcatATGCAGTATATTCTGtactgtttttaaataaagtaagtagtcttattaaatatttataaaaaaagttGCTTATGTCCTCCGGAATCAAAGCACTGAGACATGGCGGAGGGAGAGCAGCAGCCGGTGCTTAAAAATACACCTAACTTTTTGAAAGCAGATATTTGGGCACATTTCAGTTTTTACAAAGATAAGTAGAAAAATtagcttgataaaaaatatgctgTGAATAGAGACATGTCGAACCAAGATTAAATACTTCAGCAACACATCTCCATTTTTCACTCTGAGCTAAAGTTAGCAGCAACCCTGCAAAATGCAGCTAACCAGCCAACAATAAAACAAGCGATGCTATCAAATTTACCTCAGATCTCTGAAAGGGCAAAGAAGACCACAGTCAATTGCCACATTTATTGCAAAGGATCTCTGCCCTTACTCGTTCGTGGAAAACACCGGCTTTCGCTTCCTCCTCCATACCCTGGAGCCAAAATACAGAATATACAGCTAAGAAACAGACACCGCTATACCTGTTCTGTACAGTGACAAAATCCAGAGTGATGCGAATGCCAGCCTAGAGGCCATCACCTGCGATTCCTGGATATCTATCCCAACAGATTAATATGTAGGCCTAACAGGAACTGCTCCCTCAGTAAGATGCATCATGATGCACTGAGAATCGTTTGATAATCGATTAGTTACCCTATGAATCATAATCAAATCATGAGGCAAGTGAAGATTCACACTTCTAAAACAAAATCACCAAGGGACTATGCCACAGGACCTCCAAGATATAAGGTTATACTTTTGTCAGATGAAATGCTGCAGGTGTCCATGACATCATGTTTTCAAACCTGCATGAATTCCTCTCTTCCATGAAGCACAAAAGGAGTCGTCAGGCACTCTTTGTTGTACTCACTTAAATTAGCCAATGGAATATACTGTCTaagcttttttttgtgtgtgacatGGATGGATAAAGAACAAAGGCCTTCTTTTTCAGTTGGACAGTTTTCAAACCCAATAATTGTAGGCTTAGGAGTGTACAGTGCACTTACAGACTAATTTAATGCAATTATAGAGTTTGAAAGATCAAGGCTGTTGGTACTTTGTGGTGAACATGCACATTAGGACATTTCTGGTGAAATGTTTTGAGCTCAAAAGTGCAATTTTTCTACAAATTTTATTTAGGATTTCCCAGAGTATCATGTTTTCAGAATAAGTTGATTCACTCACAAACAGTACATGCTTACTTGTAGTCACAAGTCAATACTCCATTTACACTTGGTTTTAAGATGCGTCTCGGATGATCCAATTACATGTGGTTAGGTGAGGTACATCGACATTCTGTACATTAATCACTATGTCAGAGTGCTACTGCATGgtaataaacagtaaaaaaagacaaagaaagcatgaaTAAAACCTACGTTCTGTCTATCCCAGATGCATCTGAGATTTAATcaaagcacaaacgcaacatttcgagcagaattatccattattttagtggactacctgtatcttttttttctttctttagatCTTTCATGTGTAGCACATGCCTCACTTCTCacatttcaaatgccaatgcaattATTTAATGTGCATTCCGCTGCAGAACGGAAGCATGACTTAGAGTTAAAAAAGCACTTTAATATTTATCTTTTCACACCAAAGGTGCATCGCTTTAGGAGACATTCATTTTACAGCTGGAGTTGTATAGaatatgtttatgctgactgtcagtgatttttggagcttcaaaagagaaatctcaaaATCTCAAaagtttcttcaaatgtgttctggtgaataaAAAGTCATACACGCCTGATatcatgagtaaatgataagagaattgtcATTTGTGTGTGAACAACCCCTTTATTGACTGGTGTAAACAGGGTATTCACTTTTTTTCTACTATTACTTAAGTTTAAATGTGACCGTGCAGGCATAGCACATAGTGATTTAAGTCATTTTGTGTTTGCTCTGCTAGTTTCTGCTCTAATGTTCCACACCCTGAACTGAATTTAACAGTGGATTTGACACTCTTTCAAACACTTAACTGAACTGTCTTTTTTATGTTTCAGATGAGGACAAGGCCACAAGTCAAGTGATCATTGCAGTTATTGTCCTCTCTATGGTTTGCTTTCTCCTAATCATTGGCATTTTGTTAAACATGTGGAGGCGAAACAAGCAGCATTATTCCTTGTGATGAATCAATACAGTTAGTAATTGTTATCTGCGCTGTGGCCTAGCAGATTGGGTACATGCCGTGTTGCTAGTGGTGCTTTTGCAGGTAATGTAAGTTGTCATTTTTTCAGATGCTGTCCACCCATACACTCCATAATTTCCTATCCTTTCTATGCTGTTCTTATAAGTAACGAAAAAATGGCAGGTTTCAACAGGTTATAATTGAATAGTACACACCAGCAAAGTTAATAAattgtcaaatatattttttgtatgggtgtgtgccaaaataatttttaaatcattatgtaTTGCTGTgcctttttaaacacattttcaggGTGAGGTTCAAGTTCAGGTAGCAGACAGGTACCATTGTTATTATCTCTGTTGAATTTACTGCCCCCAACTGCCGGATCTTTtggactatgatctgtcctgttaCATATGTTTTGGCTTAAccatgctcagattcagagacaATGGAATGAGACTAATTTATTATGTAAATGTGACTTGACAATAAAAAAACTTCAAAGCCCTTTATTTCTTAGTTTCAATGTTGAgttttggctttgtagggcatTTTATATTTcacagttgttttttgttttttttattatgaatgccatcatataaaataatttatttaaaaaagaataaactACCCTTCAACCACAAGGGATACAGTACTAgcatttagaattgttttttttttattattaaatctaATATTTTATCTATTACAATAAACATGATTCCATACTATGGggaacacatttattttattattcatataactttaatatatatatattacctacCATGACATCGGAAATGTACTGAACATGGAAAACAATTAATTTGTATACAATGTCTAGAAACTATGTACATTTATTCTGACCTCTGCACTTCAGTGTTATCCTTATTTGCAGTATTACCTGTTGTCCGTGACACAGTGTCCAAGTTAACAAAATTCTGTATTCTAAAGGCGTGTGCTTGGCTTTTACAGGTGTCTTTGGGAGACGGCTTTTTGTTTTAACTAAGTGGAACTGTTAAACTTATTCAATGTGGTTAAACATTTGTTAGGCTTGATTAATGTGTCACGTGGACAGTAAATATGTGTACCTTTAGCAGTCAGTTTAACAATTATGGCCTTTAAATTCCATCTTATCTCTTTTTACAATTCAACTGAAAAATATGTTGCACAGCTCGGAAAAAACAATGGGTTCTATCgtgtaatatttctttttttaattgcaatGTTTGTGCTTTTTATACTGTGCTCATACTGCTAGTTGATATATAGATTGTAAATTATATGGCAAATTACAGTATCTTCACAAcagtaacaatataatgtttGAATTATTCTTTTCTTGGAGGTGAAAATgaactgaacatgttcaagtttATGTAAGATGCTGTCTCTGTTAAAATGCTGTTTATCAGATGACGATAACAGGAATACAATTTCATGAGGGCATTTAAAACATGTAAACCTTCTATTTCCAGATCTGATCTTTATTTCACCTTTAGAACTATAATGTGTATCCTGGTTCTCTatgggcatatatatatacagtgaggaaaataagtatttgaacaccctgctattttgcaagttctcccacttagaaatcatggaggggtctgaaattgtcatcgtaggtgcatgtccactgtgagagacataatctaaaaaaaaaaatccagaaatcacaatgtatgattttttaactatttatttgtatgatacagctgcaaataagtatttgaacacctgagaaaatcaatgttaatatttggtacagtagcctttgtttgcaattacagaggtcaaacgtttcctgtagtatttcaccaggtttgcacacactgcaggagggattttggcccactcctccacacagatcatctctagatcagtcaggtttctgggctgtcgctgagaaacacggagtttgagctccctccaaagattctctattgggtttaggtctggagactggctaggccacgccagaaccttgatatgcttcttacagagccactccttggttatcctggctgtgtgcttcgggtcattgtcatgttggaagacccagcctcgacccatcttcaatgctctaactgagggaaggaggttgttccccaaaatctcgcaatacatggccccggtcatcctctccttaatacagtgcagtcgccctgtcccatgtgcagaaaaacacccccaaagcatgatgctaccacccccatgcttcacagtagggatggtgttcttgggatggtagtcatcattcttcttcctccaaacacggttagtggaattatgaccaaaaaaagttctattttggtctcatctgactacatgactttctcccatgactcctctggatcatccaaatggtcattggcaaacttaagacgggccttgacatgtgctggtttaagcaggggaaccttccgtgccatgcatgatttcaaaccatgacgtcttagtgtattaccaacagtaaccttggaaaaggtggtcccagctcttttcaggtcattgaccagctcctcccgtgtagt is a window of Xyrauchen texanus isolate HMW12.3.18 chromosome 24, RBS_HiC_50CHRs, whole genome shotgun sequence DNA encoding:
- the zgc:172120 gene encoding CD276 antigen isoform X3; the encoded protein is MLWLILCVVDAFVASFEVSVPHKHLMAIRGHPAVLPCKFTPDPDLSDLVVTWQRYEDSRVVHSFYYQQDQLERQSPEYQNRTSLYISELGKGNASLKIAAVRQKDTGCYMCIVSNAKGSDKALLDVTYGALYSEPRLSIHVNSTTVTVQFETEGFPKPEVSWLGEQGQYLNHHLELYDQTEDGLYSMKSSYEVQKPVVNVTFTLKNHLLNQNLQRPVIISYDSLDF
- the zgc:172120 gene encoding CD276 antigen isoform X1, with amino-acid sequence MLWLILCVVDAFVASFEVSVPHKHLMAIRGHPAVLPCKFTPDPDLSDLVVTWQRYEDSRVVHSFYYQQDQLERQSPEYQNRTSLYISELGKGNASLKIAAVRQKDTGCYMCIVSNAKGSDKALLDVTYGALYSEPRLSIHVNSTTVTVQFETEGFPKPEVSWLGEQGQYLNHHLELYDQTEDGLYSMKSSYEVQKPVVNVTFTLKNHLLNQNLQRPVIISYDEDKATSQVIIAVIVLSMVCFLLIIGILLNMWRRNKQHYSL
- the zgc:172120 gene encoding CD276 antigen isoform X2 yields the protein MAIRGHPAVLPCKFTPDPDLSDLVVTWQRYEDSRVVHSFYYQQDQLERQSPEYQNRTSLYISELGKGNASLKIAAVRQKDTGCYMCIVSNAKGSDKALLDVTYGALYSEPRLSIHVNSTTVTVQFETEGFPKPEVSWLGEQGQYLNHHLELYDQTEDGLYSMKSSYEVQKPVVNVTFTLKNHLLNQNLQRPVIISYDEDKATSQVIIAVIVLSMVCFLLIIGILLNMWRRNKQHYSL